The following proteins are encoded in a genomic region of Musa acuminata AAA Group cultivar baxijiao chromosome BXJ2-11, Cavendish_Baxijiao_AAA, whole genome shotgun sequence:
- the LOC135626881 gene encoding nematode resistance protein-like HSPRO2, giving the protein MAASEISARSSPAPSNPKPFPSKSAAAPRGHDASAIVAYEHYLRLPELAKLWSSKDFPQWADESILKPALQGLEITFRFISLALSDPRPYANHREWKRRLESLAARQVELIATLCEEDGGAPIADLSSCKGLLSRDKSSQEVWKVPGTTSVVSRTSEKSLLPRLATWEKSEDVASKILFQIESQMQRCRFTLGLGEPNLAGKPTIEYDLVVRPSDLHALKRSPGGSKDAKDHEDQALCTIQQILESWLFAARELLARIEQRMDAKDWVQAGSDCWLLERVWKLLSEVEDLHLLMDPDDFLRLKSQLGIKATSGSEALCLRSTALLQVTSSCKDLKRTVPWILGVEADPNGGPRVQDAAMRLFHSRRRGEGDNLGKINLLQALQAVEAALKRFFFAYRQVVAAVMGSLETSGNRAVYAPSEALDSLSQMFLEPPYFPSLDAAKTFLGDFWQNDLSRSGGSSSNTKWH; this is encoded by the coding sequence ATGGCAGCGTCTGAGATATCGGCGAGGTCGTCGCCCGCGCCTTCCAATCCCAAGCCGTTCCCCTCGAAGTCGGCTGCTGCTCCTCGGGGACATGACGCCTCCGCCATCGTCGCTTACGAGCACTACCTCCGCCTCCCCGAGTTGGCCAAGCTTTGGAGCTCCAAGGACTTCCCCCAGTGGGCCGACGAGTCCATACTCAAGCCGGCCCTGCAGGGCCTGGAGATCACCTTCCGGTTCATCTCGCTCGCCCTGTCCGACCCCCGGCCCTACGCGAACCACCGGGAATGGAAGCGGAGGCTGGAGTCCCTCGCCGCGCGCCAGGTCGAGCTCATCGCTACCTTGTGCGAAGAGGATGGCGGCGCCCCCATCGCCGACCTCAGCTCGTGCAAGGGCCTTCTGTCACGGGACAAGAGCTCGCAGGAGGTGTGGAAGGTTCCCGGCACGACCAGCGTGGTGAGCCGCACGAGCGAGAAGAGCCTGCTGCCGCGGCTGGCGACGTGGGAGAAGTCGGAGGACGTGGCCTCCAAGATCCTGTTCCAGATCGAGAGCCAGATGCAGCGGTGCCGGTTCACTCTGGGGTTGGGCGAGCCCAACCTCGCAGGGAAGCCCACGATCGAGTACGATCTCGTCGTCCGCCCGTCCGACCTCCACGCCCTGAAGAGGAGCCCCGGCGGATCGAAGGACGCCAAGGACCACGAAGACCAGGCGCTCTGCACGATCCAACAGATCCTCGAGTCGTGGCTCTTCGCCGCCCGCGAGCTCTTGGCTCGGATCGAGCAGAGGATGGACGCCAAGGACTGGGTGCAGGCCGGGAGCGATTGCTGGCTGCTCGAGCGCGTGTGGAAGCTGCTGTCGGAGGTGGAGGACCTCCACCTTCTGATGGACCCGGACGACTTCCTCCGGCTGAAGAGCCAGCTGGGCATCAAGGCCACCTCCGGCTCGGAGGCGCTCTGCCTCCGCTCGACGGCGCTGCTCCAGGTGACGAGCTCCTGCAAGGACCTGAAGCGGACGGTGCCGTGGATCCTGGGGGTGGAGGCGGACCCTAACGGGGGGCCTCGGGTGCAGGACGCCGCGATGAGGCTGTTCCACAGCCGGCGGAGGGGCGAGGGCGACAACCTCGGGAAGATAAATCTGCTACAGGCGTTGCAGGCCGTGGAGGCGGCGTTGAAGAGGTTCTTCTTTGCTTACCGGCAAGTGGTGGCGGCGGTCATGGGGAGCCTGGAAACGAGCGGCAACCGAGCCGTGTACGCGCCGTCGGAGGCGTTGGATTCGCTGTCGCAGATGTTCTTGGAGCCACCCTATTTCCCGAGCTTGGATGCGGCCAAGACGTTTCTGGGAGACTTCTGGCAGAACGATCTCAGCCGGAGCGGTGGCAGCTCTTCCAACACAAAGTGGCACTGA
- the LOC135626883 gene encoding auxin transporter-like protein 2 isoform X1 has translation MATLSARFGSRGSFFAYWIFHCYFGCRIPLVHACRTRHYVSISHGDVSRCSYFSRSDTRSPPAKMLPQKQAEEAIVMCSSTTAKDELEQDVVGKEDEEVARGFSMKSFLWHGGSVWDAWFSCASNQVAQVLLTLPYSFSQMGMLSGVILQLFYGIMGSWTAYLISVLYVEYRTRKEKENVSFRNHVIQWFEVLDGLLGPYWKAAGLAFNCTFLLFGSVIQLIACASNIYYINDRLDKRTWTYIFGACCATTVFIPSFHNYRIWSFLGLGMTTYTAWYLTIAAAVHGQVEGVTHSGPTKLVLYFTGATNILYTFGGHAVTVEIMHAMWKPQKFKYIYLLATLYVFTLTMPSAAATYWAFGDQLLTHSNAFSLLPKSRWRDAAVILMLIHQFITFGFACTPLYFVWEKVIGMHDTKSICLRSLARLPVVIPIWFLAIIFPFFGPINSAVGALLVSFTVYIIPALAHMVTYQKPSARQNAAEKLPFFLPSWTAMYMVNAFVVVWVLVVGFGIGGWASMTTFIKQVDTFGLFAKCYQCPNPHPSPAPGPPQHLH, from the exons ATGGCAACACTTAGTGCCAGATTTGGGTCAAGGGGTTCCTTCTTTGCTTATTGGATTTTCCATTGTTATTTTGGTTGCCGGATTCCACTCGTGCATGCATGTCGCACTCGCCATTATGTATCGATTTCCCACGGTGATGTGTCGCGATGTTCCTATTTCTCCAGATCTGATACCCGATCGCCGCCAGCGAAGATGTTGCCGCAGAAGCAAGCAGAGGAAGCCATCGTGATGTGCAGCAGTACTACCGCAAAGGACGAGCTGGAGCAGGACGTGGTCGGCAAGGAGGACGAGGAGGTGGCCCGCGGGTTCAGCATGAAGAGCTTCCTCTGGCACGGCGGCTCCGTCTGGGACGCCTGGTTCAGCTGCGCCTCCAACCAG GTGGCCCAGGTTCTGCTGACGCTGCCCTACTCGTTCTCGCAGATGGGAATGCTGTCGGGGGTGATCCTCCAGTTGTTCTACGGGATAATGGGTAGCTGGACGGCGTATCTCATCAGCGTCCTCTACGTCGAGTACCGCACTCGCAAGGAGAAGGAGAACGTGAGCTTCAGGAATCACGTTATCCag TGGTTCGAGGTGCTGGATGGGCTGTTGGGGCCGTACTGGAAGGCTGCCGGCCTCGCCTTCAACTGCACCTTCCTGCTCTTCGGCTCCGTCATTCAGCTCATAGCCTGTGCCAG CAACATATACTACATCAACGATCGGCTGGACAAGAGGACGTGGACGTACATATTCGGCGCCTGCTGCGCCACGACGGTGTTCATACCCTCCTTCCACAACTACAGGATATGGTCCTTCCTCGGCCTCGGCATGACCACCTACACCGCTTGGTACCTCACCATTGCCGCTGCCGTCCACGGGCAG GTGGAAGGGGTGACGCACTCGGGTCCGACAAAGCTAGTGCTTTACTTCACCGGCGCCACCAACATACTCTACACCTTCGGGGGCCACGCCGTCACCGT GGAGATCATGCACGCGATGTGGAAACCGCAGAAGTTCAAGTACATCTATCTGCTGGCCACGCTGTACGTGTTCACCCTGACGATGCCGTCGGCGGCCGCCACCTACTGGGCCTTCGGCGACCAGCTTCTGACGCACTCCAACGCCTTCTCGCTGCTGCCCAAGTCGAGGTGGAGGGACGCCGCCGTCATCCTGATGCTGATCCACCAGTTCATCACCTTCGGCTTCGCCTGCACACCGCTGTACTTCGTGTGGGAGAAGGTGATCGGAATGCATGACACCAAGAGCATCTGCCTGCGCTCCCTTGCCCGGCTTCCCGTCGTCATCCCCATCTGGTTCCTGGCCATCATCTTCCCCTTCTTTGGCCCCATCAACTCCGCGGTGGGCGCTCTCCTCGTCAGCTTCACCGTCTACATCATCCCCGCCTTGGCACACATGGTCACCTACCAGAAACCATCTGCACGGCAG AATGCTGCGGAGAAGCTGCCCTTCTTCTTGCCGAGCTGGACGGCGATGTACATGGTGAACGCCTTCGTAGTGGTGTGGGTGCTGGTGGTGGGCTTCGGGATCGGCGGATGGGCCAGTATGACCACCTTTATCAAGCAAGTCGACACATTCGGCCTGTTCGCCAAGTGCTACCAGTGCCCCAACCCGCACCCTTCCCCTGCTCCCGGGCCGCCGCAGCATCTCCACTGA
- the LOC135626883 gene encoding auxin transporter-like protein 2 isoform X2 encodes MLPQKQAEEAIVMCSSTTAKDELEQDVVGKEDEEVARGFSMKSFLWHGGSVWDAWFSCASNQVAQVLLTLPYSFSQMGMLSGVILQLFYGIMGSWTAYLISVLYVEYRTRKEKENVSFRNHVIQWFEVLDGLLGPYWKAAGLAFNCTFLLFGSVIQLIACASNIYYINDRLDKRTWTYIFGACCATTVFIPSFHNYRIWSFLGLGMTTYTAWYLTIAAAVHGQVEGVTHSGPTKLVLYFTGATNILYTFGGHAVTVEIMHAMWKPQKFKYIYLLATLYVFTLTMPSAAATYWAFGDQLLTHSNAFSLLPKSRWRDAAVILMLIHQFITFGFACTPLYFVWEKVIGMHDTKSICLRSLARLPVVIPIWFLAIIFPFFGPINSAVGALLVSFTVYIIPALAHMVTYQKPSARQNAAEKLPFFLPSWTAMYMVNAFVVVWVLVVGFGIGGWASMTTFIKQVDTFGLFAKCYQCPNPHPSPAPGPPQHLH; translated from the exons ATGTTGCCGCAGAAGCAAGCAGAGGAAGCCATCGTGATGTGCAGCAGTACTACCGCAAAGGACGAGCTGGAGCAGGACGTGGTCGGCAAGGAGGACGAGGAGGTGGCCCGCGGGTTCAGCATGAAGAGCTTCCTCTGGCACGGCGGCTCCGTCTGGGACGCCTGGTTCAGCTGCGCCTCCAACCAG GTGGCCCAGGTTCTGCTGACGCTGCCCTACTCGTTCTCGCAGATGGGAATGCTGTCGGGGGTGATCCTCCAGTTGTTCTACGGGATAATGGGTAGCTGGACGGCGTATCTCATCAGCGTCCTCTACGTCGAGTACCGCACTCGCAAGGAGAAGGAGAACGTGAGCTTCAGGAATCACGTTATCCag TGGTTCGAGGTGCTGGATGGGCTGTTGGGGCCGTACTGGAAGGCTGCCGGCCTCGCCTTCAACTGCACCTTCCTGCTCTTCGGCTCCGTCATTCAGCTCATAGCCTGTGCCAG CAACATATACTACATCAACGATCGGCTGGACAAGAGGACGTGGACGTACATATTCGGCGCCTGCTGCGCCACGACGGTGTTCATACCCTCCTTCCACAACTACAGGATATGGTCCTTCCTCGGCCTCGGCATGACCACCTACACCGCTTGGTACCTCACCATTGCCGCTGCCGTCCACGGGCAG GTGGAAGGGGTGACGCACTCGGGTCCGACAAAGCTAGTGCTTTACTTCACCGGCGCCACCAACATACTCTACACCTTCGGGGGCCACGCCGTCACCGT GGAGATCATGCACGCGATGTGGAAACCGCAGAAGTTCAAGTACATCTATCTGCTGGCCACGCTGTACGTGTTCACCCTGACGATGCCGTCGGCGGCCGCCACCTACTGGGCCTTCGGCGACCAGCTTCTGACGCACTCCAACGCCTTCTCGCTGCTGCCCAAGTCGAGGTGGAGGGACGCCGCCGTCATCCTGATGCTGATCCACCAGTTCATCACCTTCGGCTTCGCCTGCACACCGCTGTACTTCGTGTGGGAGAAGGTGATCGGAATGCATGACACCAAGAGCATCTGCCTGCGCTCCCTTGCCCGGCTTCCCGTCGTCATCCCCATCTGGTTCCTGGCCATCATCTTCCCCTTCTTTGGCCCCATCAACTCCGCGGTGGGCGCTCTCCTCGTCAGCTTCACCGTCTACATCATCCCCGCCTTGGCACACATGGTCACCTACCAGAAACCATCTGCACGGCAG AATGCTGCGGAGAAGCTGCCCTTCTTCTTGCCGAGCTGGACGGCGATGTACATGGTGAACGCCTTCGTAGTGGTGTGGGTGCTGGTGGTGGGCTTCGGGATCGGCGGATGGGCCAGTATGACCACCTTTATCAAGCAAGTCGACACATTCGGCCTGTTCGCCAAGTGCTACCAGTGCCCCAACCCGCACCCTTCCCCTGCTCCCGGGCCGCCGCAGCATCTCCACTGA